A portion of the Sphingobacterium spiritivorum genome contains these proteins:
- a CDS encoding MlaE family ABC transporter permease, with translation MLIYHIGKYILLLKSVFKKPEKGKIYWKETMFAMTDIGLGSLGLIVIISTFIGAVMTMQIAFQLVSDLIPNSIIGQINRDSNILELGPTISALVLMGKVGSSISSQIGSMRVTEQIDALEIMGINAPGYLILPKILAGITMIPALVIVAIFCAILGGLLGGALSGAVSTADYIQGIQGSFNGFTVSVAMVKAVVFGFIITSVPAYKGFYVSGGALEVGEAGTQAVVIGCITILASDYLITALML, from the coding sequence ATGTTAATTTATCATATCGGAAAATACATTTTACTTTTAAAATCAGTTTTTAAAAAACCCGAGAAGGGAAAGATCTATTGGAAGGAAACCATGTTTGCAATGACTGATATCGGACTTGGTTCGTTAGGTCTGATTGTGATCATATCAACCTTTATAGGGGCTGTAATGACCATGCAGATTGCCTTCCAGCTGGTGTCCGATCTGATTCCGAATTCGATTATCGGACAAATCAACCGTGATTCCAATATTCTGGAATTAGGACCCACAATCTCAGCGTTGGTCTTGATGGGTAAAGTAGGTTCATCTATTTCTTCACAGATTGGCTCCATGCGTGTCACAGAGCAGATCGATGCATTGGAAATTATGGGGATCAATGCTCCGGGTTATCTGATTCTGCCTAAGATACTGGCTGGTATTACGATGATTCCTGCTTTAGTTATTGTTGCGATTTTCTGTGCGATATTGGGCGGACTTTTAGGAGGTGCATTATCCGGTGCAGTTAGCACGGCCGATTATATACAGGGTATTCAGGGTAGTTTTAATGGATTTACAGTATCCGTTGCGATGGTTAAGGCTGTAGTCTTTGGATTTATTATTACCTCAGTGCCTGCTTATAAAGGTTTCTATGTGAGCGGAGGTGCTCTGGAAGTAGGCGAGGCAGGTACGCAGGCCGTAGTGATTGGCTGTATTACTATACTGGCTAGTGATTATTTGATCACAGCTTTAATGTTGTAA
- a CDS encoding class I SAM-dependent methyltransferase, translated as MILKNTEIQLLTPQHWKDYELIDCGDFEKLERFGHLVLIRPEPQAVWPKTLSDAEWTKRYDIRFKGRSATSGDWVKKNPKAQDRWHIEYKNKDAAIKFRLGLTSFKHVGIFPEQAVNWDYISESVRSFKTDKPKVLNLFAYTGGASLIAKAAGADTTHVDSIKQVVTWANENQEISGLDNIRWVVEDALKFVKRELKRGNTYNGIILDPPAYGHGPKGEKWKLEDHIMEMMKDVVQLLDPKEHFLILNTYSLGFSSVIVENLIRTAFPKVENLEIGELYLQATAGPKLPLGVFGKFRKIAKD; from the coding sequence TTGATTTTGAAAAATACTGAAATACAATTACTGACTCCTCAGCATTGGAAGGATTATGAACTCATCGATTGTGGTGATTTTGAAAAACTGGAGCGTTTTGGTCATCTGGTACTGATCCGTCCGGAACCTCAGGCCGTATGGCCTAAGACACTTTCTGATGCCGAGTGGACAAAAAGATATGATATTCGTTTTAAAGGTCGTTCTGCAACTTCCGGAGATTGGGTGAAAAAAAATCCGAAAGCGCAGGATCGCTGGCATATCGAATATAAGAATAAAGATGCTGCAATTAAATTCAGACTGGGGCTTACCTCTTTCAAACATGTTGGTATTTTTCCGGAACAAGCTGTTAACTGGGATTATATCTCCGAATCTGTACGCTCTTTTAAGACTGATAAACCTAAAGTGTTGAATCTGTTTGCATATACTGGTGGTGCATCATTGATTGCAAAAGCTGCGGGTGCAGATACTACGCACGTAGATTCTATCAAGCAGGTGGTGACCTGGGCTAATGAAAATCAGGAAATTTCAGGTCTCGATAATATCCGCTGGGTGGTAGAGGATGCTCTTAAATTTGTAAAGCGGGAACTTAAACGCGGAAATACATATAATGGTATTATTCTGGATCCGCCGGCTTACGGACACGGTCCGAAAGGGGAGAAGTGGAAACTGGAAGACCATATCATGGAAATGATGAAGGATGTGGTACAGCTACTTGATCCAAAAGAACATTTCCTGATTTTGAATACCTATTCTTTAGGTTTTTCTTCTGTTATTGTGGAAAATCTGATCAGAACTGCTTTTCCGAAAGTAGAGAATCTGGAAATCGGAGAACTCTACCTGCAAGCTACAGCAGGCCCTAAATTACCGTTAGGTGTATTTGGTAAATTCAGAAAAATAGCTAAAGACTAA
- the ispG gene encoding (E)-4-hydroxy-3-methylbut-2-enyl-diphosphate synthase, translated as MDTSNLLSLPGGYCNSKTDYSRWVTREVNIGDIPMGGNNPIRIQSMTTIDTMDTMGSVEQTIRMVDAGCEYVRITAPSIKEAENLANIKKELRNRGYNVPLVADIHFTPNAAEVAARIVEKVRINPGNYADKKKFDQLSYSADEYQAELDRIYKKFAPLVNICKEYGTAMRIGTNHGSLSDRIMSHYGDTPEGMVESALEFIRICEDLNFYNLTISMKSSNPQVMVQAYRMLVEKMVIENMNYPLHLGVTEAGDGEDGRIKSAVGIGTLLEDGLGDTVRVSLTEEPEKEAPVAIALVNRYSKRSKMLQQATTQSREIIQLNPSSETVAYESREINTFIGGSLVPRVIVDISTSNLKDPNILTATGYRYDILNDKYHMGEQSVDFVFLGDQLPSFTMPGNLKQLYNYNTWLTIANPTNIHPVFDLEQFNAASRKDPVLNLIYIKNNDLDSEIFGNSAIDNTVVFILETDHIHGMADQRQFFSNLQEIGLDNPVIIKRSYPVEEFSGPIGDIMNPEEPISKIQLYAATDLGALLIDKLGSGIWVDSPATPLDKLVSLSFGILQATRSRISKTEYISCPSCGRTLFDLQDTTQMIRARTNHLKGLKIAIMGCIVNGPGEMADADYGYVGAGPDKITLYRGKEVVKKNVSSANALDELIDIIKGDGLWIEEQETTV; from the coding sequence ATGGATACAAGTAATTTATTGAGCTTACCCGGAGGATATTGTAATTCTAAAACAGATTACAGCCGCTGGGTAACCAGGGAAGTGAATATCGGAGATATACCTATGGGAGGAAACAATCCTATACGTATCCAAAGTATGACCACTATAGATACCATGGACACGATGGGCTCTGTAGAGCAGACTATCCGCATGGTAGACGCCGGTTGTGAATATGTCCGTATTACTGCTCCAAGTATAAAAGAAGCCGAAAATCTTGCAAATATTAAAAAAGAACTCCGTAACAGAGGCTATAATGTCCCTCTCGTTGCGGATATCCATTTTACACCCAATGCAGCAGAAGTAGCGGCAAGAATCGTAGAAAAAGTACGGATCAACCCCGGTAATTATGCGGATAAGAAGAAATTCGATCAGCTTTCTTATTCTGCAGATGAATATCAGGCTGAGCTAGACCGTATCTATAAAAAGTTTGCTCCTTTAGTCAATATCTGTAAAGAATATGGTACAGCTATGCGTATAGGCACGAATCATGGTTCGCTGTCTGACCGTATCATGAGCCACTATGGAGATACTCCCGAGGGAATGGTGGAATCTGCACTGGAATTTATCCGTATCTGCGAAGATCTTAATTTTTACAACCTGACCATTTCGATGAAATCCAGTAATCCGCAGGTAATGGTACAGGCATATCGTATGCTGGTTGAGAAGATGGTCATCGAGAATATGAACTATCCACTCCATCTGGGTGTCACGGAAGCCGGAGACGGAGAAGACGGACGTATCAAATCGGCTGTTGGTATCGGTACATTATTAGAGGATGGCCTGGGCGATACGGTACGTGTATCATTAACCGAAGAACCCGAAAAAGAAGCTCCGGTAGCTATAGCTCTCGTAAACCGTTACAGCAAACGGTCTAAAATGTTGCAGCAAGCAACTACACAAAGTCGGGAAATAATACAGCTTAATCCTTCTTCCGAAACAGTAGCTTACGAATCCAGAGAAATCAACACTTTTATCGGTGGTTCTCTCGTTCCACGTGTCATTGTTGATATTTCCACGTCTAACCTGAAAGACCCGAATATACTGACGGCTACGGGATATCGCTATGATATCCTCAATGACAAGTATCATATGGGAGAACAATCGGTAGATTTTGTATTTCTGGGAGATCAGCTACCTTCTTTTACCATGCCTGGCAATCTGAAGCAGCTTTATAATTACAATACCTGGTTAACGATTGCTAATCCCACTAACATACATCCTGTTTTTGATCTGGAACAATTTAATGCAGCATCCCGCAAAGATCCTGTACTCAATCTGATCTATATAAAAAATAATGACCTGGATTCCGAAATTTTTGGTAATTCAGCCATCGATAATACTGTTGTATTTATCCTGGAAACGGATCATATTCACGGGATGGCAGATCAGCGTCAGTTTTTCTCCAATCTTCAGGAAATAGGACTCGATAACCCTGTTATTATAAAAAGATCCTATCCGGTAGAAGAATTTTCAGGCCCCATTGGGGATATTATGAATCCGGAAGAACCTATTTCCAAGATTCAGCTCTATGCGGCGACAGATCTTGGTGCCTTACTTATTGACAAACTAGGTTCCGGAATATGGGTGGATTCGCCCGCAACACCTCTTGACAAGCTGGTTTCCTTATCCTTTGGAATCCTGCAGGCTACCCGATCACGTATATCCAAAACAGAATATATCTCTTGTCCAAGCTGTGGACGGACTTTATTTGATTTACAGGATACCACCCAGATGATCCGTGCACGAACGAATCATCTTAAAGGGTTGAAGATCGCCATCATGGGTTGTATCGTCAACGGTCCCGGTGAGATGGCAGATGCTGACTACGGCTATGTTGGTGCTGGCCCGGACAAAATTACGCTCTATCGTGGTAAGGAAGTGGTCAAGAAAAATGTAAGCTCAGCAAATGCTCTTGATGAACTTATCGATATTATCAAAGGCGACGGTCTTTGGATCGAAGAACAAGAAACTACAGTATAA
- the purU gene encoding formyltetrahydrofolate deformylase, which translates to MTKPILILIQCQDDVGLVAKIANALAKYRLNIVTMREFVDEEAGKFFVRVVCTGILENTEELFTALKQSLPDNASIKINPSERKKLIILVTKEHHCLADILIRHHFETWDTDIQAVIGNYSDLEEFTRKFDIPYHHVSHENLSKEEFERQLTVQIDQYEFDYIILAKFMRILSPTFVQQYQGKIINIHHSFLPAFIGANPYRQAHTRGVKIIGATAHYVTDDLDEGPIIVQDTRRVNHTYTVQDMMTAGKEIEKAVLARTIRLLLEDRVMLDRNKTVVFE; encoded by the coding sequence ATGACTAAACCCATATTGATTCTAATCCAATGTCAGGACGACGTTGGATTAGTTGCAAAAATAGCTAATGCACTGGCAAAGTACCGGTTGAATATCGTCACGATGCGCGAATTTGTGGATGAAGAAGCCGGTAAGTTTTTCGTTCGTGTTGTCTGTACAGGAATACTCGAAAATACAGAAGAATTATTTACTGCTTTAAAACAAAGTCTTCCGGATAATGCCAGCATAAAAATCAATCCGTCAGAGCGAAAAAAATTAATCATACTGGTCACCAAAGAGCATCACTGTCTGGCCGATATTCTGATTCGCCATCATTTCGAAACCTGGGACACGGATATTCAGGCTGTAATAGGTAATTATAGTGATCTGGAAGAATTCACCCGAAAATTTGATATCCCCTATCACCATGTTTCACATGAAAATTTAAGTAAAGAGGAGTTTGAGCGCCAATTGACTGTACAAATTGATCAATACGAGTTTGATTATATTATCCTGGCCAAATTTATGCGAATTCTGTCCCCGACATTTGTACAGCAGTATCAAGGTAAAATCATCAATATTCACCATTCCTTTCTTCCCGCTTTCATAGGAGCTAATCCCTATCGGCAGGCACATACCAGAGGCGTGAAGATCATAGGTGCAACGGCACATTATGTAACAGATGACCTGGATGAAGGACCTATTATCGTACAGGATACCAGAAGAGTCAACCATACCTATACTGTACAGGATATGATGACTGCAGGTAAAGAAATCGAAAAAGCTGTACTGGCCAGAACAATCCGGCTGCTACTGGAAGATCGAGTGATGCTGGATCGCAATAAAACAGTTGTTTTTGAATAG
- a CDS encoding ABC transporter ATP-binding protein, with translation MIEIQNIHKAFGEKEVLKGIDAIFEPGKVSLIIGGSGSGKSTLLKCIVGLHNPEQGRVFFDKQEFTKMSFEERVPIRKEIGMLFQNSALFDSMTVEQNLMFSLDMFTEMSKSEKIDRANFCLERVNLKGTNKLFPAELSGGMKKRVGIARAISMGPKYLFCDEPNSGLDPETSILIDELIQDLTQEYQCTTVVVTHDMNSVMGIGEYILYLYKGEKFWEGTNQDILQSDVKELNDFVFASPLMQAARKTMKHDG, from the coding sequence ATGATTGAAATTCAGAATATTCATAAAGCATTTGGTGAGAAAGAAGTATTAAAAGGAATAGATGCTATTTTCGAACCGGGAAAAGTAAGTTTGATCATTGGTGGTTCCGGTTCCGGAAAAAGTACATTACTCAAATGTATAGTTGGACTGCATAATCCGGAACAGGGGCGTGTGTTTTTTGATAAACAGGAATTTACCAAGATGAGTTTTGAAGAGCGCGTGCCTATCCGTAAAGAAATAGGTATGCTTTTTCAGAATTCAGCGCTTTTTGACTCCATGACAGTAGAACAGAATCTGATGTTTTCATTGGATATGTTTACGGAGATGTCAAAAAGTGAAAAAATAGACCGTGCCAATTTTTGTCTGGAAAGAGTCAATCTGAAGGGAACTAATAAATTGTTTCCGGCAGAACTGTCTGGGGGTATGAAAAAGCGGGTTGGGATTGCCAGAGCAATCAGTATGGGACCTAAATACCTTTTCTGCGATGAACCCAACTCCGGCCTTGATCCTGAAACGTCTATTCTGATCGATGAATTGATTCAGGATCTGACCCAGGAATACCAGTGTACAACTGTTGTCGTGACGCATGATATGAATTCGGTAATGGGTATAGGCGAATATATTCTGTATTTGTATAAAGGTGAAAAATTCTGGGAAGGTACCAATCAGGATATTCTTCAGTCAGACGTCAAGGAGTTGAATGATTTTGTATTTGCAAGTCCGCTGATGCAGGCAGCCCGCAAAACGATGAAGCATGATGGTTAA
- a CDS encoding LiaI-LiaF-like domain-containing protein — MNNKRITSGLIFLFVGIILLLDVLDIIEFNWLEIIRYWPLLIILGGINMLMPNGQSGQIAKLGFTCLLLGFLVFIGFTTPNESLISRFFKGSNIHISTDELEDSIPSSSSKSLAIQLPKNLSVAKANFDIGTTNLKLSSQPSSLLFEAGNSSDSYFLKLTSDSAEDGTATVDLTGKKRKKGRSKNNTTLFKLNKDVVWDLNFDIGASDVQMDLSPFKIRNINFDTGASSVNMKLGRPVETSTINIDAGASSVEIRIPKDVPCQVTSDSGLSSIELGSGFVRKGDGISETANYPQATSKYNIVIDAGVTSFKIIQY; from the coding sequence ATGAACAATAAAAGAATTACCTCAGGACTTATCTTTCTTTTTGTGGGGATTATATTGCTTCTTGATGTCCTGGACATCATTGAGTTCAACTGGCTTGAAATCATTCGTTACTGGCCATTATTGATTATCTTAGGTGGTATTAATATGCTTATGCCTAATGGCCAATCCGGACAGATCGCCAAATTAGGGTTTACCTGTCTGCTATTAGGATTTCTGGTATTTATCGGTTTTACGACTCCAAATGAAAGCCTGATTTCCAGATTTTTCAAAGGATCTAATATTCATATCAGTACAGATGAGTTAGAAGATTCAATTCCTTCCTCATCAAGTAAGAGCCTCGCCATCCAACTTCCTAAAAACCTCTCCGTAGCTAAGGCAAACTTTGATATAGGCACTACTAATCTGAAATTATCTAGTCAGCCGAGCAGCTTATTATTTGAAGCAGGAAATTCTTCGGACTCTTATTTTCTTAAACTCACATCAGACTCAGCGGAAGATGGCACAGCAACGGTTGATTTAACAGGAAAAAAGAGAAAAAAAGGACGCAGTAAAAATAATACAACATTATTCAAATTGAATAAAGATGTGGTCTGGGATCTCAACTTTGATATCGGAGCTTCAGACGTACAGATGGACCTCTCTCCTTTTAAAATCAGAAACATCAATTTTGACACAGGAGCGAGCTCTGTAAATATGAAACTAGGAAGACCTGTAGAAACCTCCACGATCAATATAGATGCAGGAGCATCTTCTGTCGAAATCCGAATCCCTAAAGATGTACCTTGTCAGGTTACTTCAGACAGTGGGCTATCTTCTATTGAACTGGGTAGCGGTTTTGTGAGAAAAGGTGACGGTATCAGTGAAACAGCTAATTATCCACAGGCAACTTCAAAATACAACATTGTAATTGATGCAGGTGTTACCTCTTTCAAGATTATTCAATACTAA
- a CDS encoding T9SS type A sorting domain-containing protein yields the protein MMKFFTKIHIIKTLTNALVLMASLSFAWGSNMVLASDSSSKKMGHMYMASNASKAAKYFNNESSYDFGMSAAKIFSAAESDKLINNVKVFYNPIAEQVTVSFKLGKQNTVSIKVMDALGNEVLGLMNNTLEAGNQNLAFETNGKLSSGFYFVRVVAGTETVIKRISVR from the coding sequence ATGATGAAATTTTTTACTAAGATACACATTATTAAAACCCTTACGAACGCACTTGTGCTTATGGCAAGTCTGAGCTTTGCTTGGGGTTCCAATATGGTATTGGCGAGTGATAGTTCATCAAAAAAAATGGGCCATATGTATATGGCATCCAACGCCTCAAAGGCTGCTAAATATTTCAATAACGAATCTTCATACGACTTTGGTATGTCAGCAGCGAAAATTTTTTCTGCAGCAGAGTCTGACAAACTGATCAATAATGTAAAAGTATTCTACAATCCTATTGCTGAACAGGTAACTGTATCATTCAAATTGGGCAAACAGAATACGGTTTCCATAAAGGTAATGGATGCATTGGGGAATGAAGTATTGGGACTGATGAACAATACACTTGAGGCCGGCAATCAGAATCTTGCATTTGAAACCAATGGCAAATTATCCTCTGGCTTTTACTTTGTAAGAGTTGTAGCAGGAACGGAAACAGTCATTAAACGTATATCAGTCAGATAA